A part of Caretta caretta isolate rCarCar2 chromosome 1, rCarCar1.hap1, whole genome shotgun sequence genomic DNA contains:
- the LOC125635479 gene encoding NEDD4-binding protein 2-like 2 isoform X8 — protein MLHAECKVRPLECQDEITIEPCSKKMKSTEEAHDKSCDDSFQGSHMKTDTERINNEWIPLCISDDQGKQEVQQKENENTNVLETSSEEFPCNRPRIIESTHSTIMQSVNLAIKDTEVAENKCPFITEKGDDANIKETSNKSFTVKAEEYGTSRVFIGPIYRPVEENKQDETRNFTKFRAGREEQNAVLDNKIDKEEGKKIQTLSCGVSEIDDELCQFYKEIQQLESDKDELEGHLQEKETESSQEQFIPCNKYSQSSHEDEQDTWYSKTQSYYDNEQCFYNEPSGQKTGSEPKCFDNETNGWRTENHFNWQAESKFWNHSVPQFRPGWQPTPTLSFIMPQGPLPPRFNHHLDVQTLNSPPHQPDTLHSQNDGPPHKNYVGYYGNSGSTNRSCPLFDQNNSYAGHIDIHSMQVSRNGYSDQDGCMNNGFCETRKECWKDPRTYQIEGIHSFNFQQFSEDKLRSLQKLLLILRGLPGSGKTTLSRILLGQNRDGVVFSTDDYFRQQDGYTYNVAQLGDAHDWNQKRV, from the exons atgCTTCATGCCGAATGTAAAGTAAGGCCTTTGGAATGTCAAGATGAAATTACAATTGAACCATGttctaaaaaaatgaaatcaacaGAAGAAGCTCATGATAAATCCTGTGATGATAGTTTCCAGGGATCTCATATGAAAACAGACACTGAGAGAATAAACAATGAATGGATACCTTTATGCATCTCTGATGACCAAGGAAAACAGGAAGTGCAGcagaaagagaatgaaaatacAAATGTCTTAGAAACATCCAGTGAAGAATTCCCTTGTAATAGGCCAAGGATTATTGAGTCTACTCATTCAACGATCATGCAGAGTGTAAATCTTGCAATAAAAGACACTGAGGTTGCAGAAAATAAATGCCCTTTCATTACTGAAAAAGGTGATGACGCTAATATTAAAGAAACTAGCAATAAATCATTCACAGTAAAGGCTGAAGAATATGGTACAAGCAGAGTATTTATTGGGCCCATTTACAGACCTGTGGAGGAGAACAAACAGGATGAAACCAGGAATTTCACTAAATTtagggcaggcagagaggaacAAAATGCTGTACTTGACAACAAAATTGacaaagaggaaggaaagaaaattcaGACTCTCTCTTGTGGTGTATCAGAAATAGATGATGAATTGTGCCAATTTTATAAAGAAATTCAGCAGCTTGAAAGTGATAAAGATGAGTTAGAAGGTCACTTACAGGAAAAAGAAACTGAATCATCTCAGGAACAATTTATACCATGTAATAAATACAGTCAGTCATCTCACGAGGATGAACAAGATACCTGGTACAGTAAAACACAATCATATTATGACAATGAACAATGTTTCTATAATGAACCAAGTGGCCAGAAGACAGGCAgtgaaccaaaatgttttgacaatGAAACAAATGGCTGGAGAACTGAGAATCATTTTAATTGGCAGGCGGAGTCTAAATTCTGGAACCATTCAGTCCCTCAGTTTAGGCCTGGATGGCAGCCAACTCCAACACTATCTTTCATAATGCCTCAGGGTCCTCTTCCTCCGAGGTTCAACCATCATTTAGATGTTCAAACTCTTAATTCCCCACCACATCAACCAGATACTCTCCATTCTCAGAATGATGGACCTCCTCACAAGAATTATGTGGGTTACTATGGAAATAGTGGCAGTACTAACAGGAGCTGTCCATTGTTTGATCAGAATAATAGTTATGCTGGTCATATTGATATCCATAGTATGCAAGTCTCCAGAAATGGATATAGCGACCAGGATGGATGCATGAATAATGGTTTCTGTGAAACAAGAAAAGAGTGTTGGAAAGATCCTAGAACTTACCAGATAGAGGGAATACACAGTTTTAATTTTCAGCAGTTTTCAGAAGACAAGTTACGTAGTTTGCAgaaattacttttaattttaaGAGGTCTTCCTGGCTCAGGGAAAACAACACTGTCTCG TATTCTACTTGGTCAAAATCGTGATGGCGTGGTGTTCAGCACCGATGATTATTTTCGACAGCAAGATGGATATACATATAACGTTGCTCAGCTTGGTGATGCTCATGACTGGAACCAGAAGAGAG tgtag
- the LOC125635479 gene encoding NEDD4-binding protein 2-like 2 isoform X7 has protein sequence MLHAECKVRPLECQDEITIEPCSKKMKSTEEAHDKSCDDSFQGSHMKTDTERINNEWIPLCISDDQGKQEVQQKENENTNVLETSSEEFPCNRPRIIESTHSTIMQSVNLAIKDTEVAENKCPFITEKGDDANIKETSNKSFTVKAEEYGTSRVFIGPIYRPVEENKQDETRNFTKFRAGREEQNAVLDNKIDKEEGKKIQTLSCGVSEIDDELCQFYKEIQQLESDKDELEGHLQEKETESSQEQFIPCNKYSQSSHEDEQDTWYSKTQSYYDNEQCFYNEPSGQKTGSEPKCFDNETNGWRTENHFNWQAESKFWNHSVPQFRPGWQPTPTLSFIMPQGPLPPRFNHHLDVQTLNSPPHQPDTLHSQNDGPPHKNYVGYYGNSGSTNRSCPLFDQNNSYAGHIDIHSMQVSRNGYSDQDGCMNNGFCETRKECWKDPRTYQIEGIHSFNFQQFSEDKLRSLQKLLLILRGLPGSGKTTLSRILLGQNRDGVVFSTDDYFRQQDGYTYNVAQLGDAHDWNQKRAKQAMEQGRSPVIIDNTNTQAWEMKPYVETALGKGYRVEFHEPDTWWKFDPEELEKLSPICPHFS, from the exons atgCTTCATGCCGAATGTAAAGTAAGGCCTTTGGAATGTCAAGATGAAATTACAATTGAACCATGttctaaaaaaatgaaatcaacaGAAGAAGCTCATGATAAATCCTGTGATGATAGTTTCCAGGGATCTCATATGAAAACAGACACTGAGAGAATAAACAATGAATGGATACCTTTATGCATCTCTGATGACCAAGGAAAACAGGAAGTGCAGcagaaagagaatgaaaatacAAATGTCTTAGAAACATCCAGTGAAGAATTCCCTTGTAATAGGCCAAGGATTATTGAGTCTACTCATTCAACGATCATGCAGAGTGTAAATCTTGCAATAAAAGACACTGAGGTTGCAGAAAATAAATGCCCTTTCATTACTGAAAAAGGTGATGACGCTAATATTAAAGAAACTAGCAATAAATCATTCACAGTAAAGGCTGAAGAATATGGTACAAGCAGAGTATTTATTGGGCCCATTTACAGACCTGTGGAGGAGAACAAACAGGATGAAACCAGGAATTTCACTAAATTtagggcaggcagagaggaacAAAATGCTGTACTTGACAACAAAATTGacaaagaggaaggaaagaaaattcaGACTCTCTCTTGTGGTGTATCAGAAATAGATGATGAATTGTGCCAATTTTATAAAGAAATTCAGCAGCTTGAAAGTGATAAAGATGAGTTAGAAGGTCACTTACAGGAAAAAGAAACTGAATCATCTCAGGAACAATTTATACCATGTAATAAATACAGTCAGTCATCTCACGAGGATGAACAAGATACCTGGTACAGTAAAACACAATCATATTATGACAATGAACAATGTTTCTATAATGAACCAAGTGGCCAGAAGACAGGCAgtgaaccaaaatgttttgacaatGAAACAAATGGCTGGAGAACTGAGAATCATTTTAATTGGCAGGCGGAGTCTAAATTCTGGAACCATTCAGTCCCTCAGTTTAGGCCTGGATGGCAGCCAACTCCAACACTATCTTTCATAATGCCTCAGGGTCCTCTTCCTCCGAGGTTCAACCATCATTTAGATGTTCAAACTCTTAATTCCCCACCACATCAACCAGATACTCTCCATTCTCAGAATGATGGACCTCCTCACAAGAATTATGTGGGTTACTATGGAAATAGTGGCAGTACTAACAGGAGCTGTCCATTGTTTGATCAGAATAATAGTTATGCTGGTCATATTGATATCCATAGTATGCAAGTCTCCAGAAATGGATATAGCGACCAGGATGGATGCATGAATAATGGTTTCTGTGAAACAAGAAAAGAGTGTTGGAAAGATCCTAGAACTTACCAGATAGAGGGAATACACAGTTTTAATTTTCAGCAGTTTTCAGAAGACAAGTTACGTAGTTTGCAgaaattacttttaattttaaGAGGTCTTCCTGGCTCAGGGAAAACAACACTGTCTCG TATTCTACTTGGTCAAAATCGTGATGGCGTGGTGTTCAGCACCGATGATTATTTTCGACAGCAAGATGGATATACATATAACGTTGCTCAGCTTGGTGATGCTCATGACTGGAACCAGAAGAGAG CAAAGCAAGCTATGGAACAGGGAAGATCTCCAGTTATAATAGACAACACTAATACTCAAGCCTGGGAAATGAAGCCGTATGTGGAAACG GCTCTAGGGAAAGGCTACAGAGTGGAATTCCATGAGCCAGACACATGGTGGAAGTTTGATCCTGAGGAGTTAGAAAA